DNA from Prevotella melaninogenica:
CTTATCGTATGTGTGACTTTGATCTTAACACCCTTCCACCAGGTTTGATTAGCCATAATGAGTGGACGGAAGATAATGGTTGCAACAACGCCCTACGTATTAATGGGCTCGGTGCACCACGTGCTTTCTTCACTCCTTTGGTTCGTCAGCATCAATTCCCTAATACAAGTTATGGCGAAGACTATGCTATGGGCTTGGCTTTCAGTCGTCGTTTCCGTATCGGACGAATCTATGATGAACTTTATCTCTGCCGTCGTTGGGGTGGAAACAGTGATGCCGTACTGAGCATTGATAAGGTTAATGCCAACAATCATTATAAAGATCAGCTGCGTACAGTTGAGATTTTAGCACGTCAGAAACAGAATCAAGATAGAGAGAAAGGGCTAACTGATTTTTTTCATAACCAGCTGAACCAATGGAAAGACGTTGCAAAACGTTTTGAAGAGTTGAAGGGTGTGCAGACGCGTGAGGTGGGTTCAGCCCTTGCGCAATTCAATCCTGCACGCTTGGTGAGTACAGGTGCGAAGATTGATAAGGCTACACTGGCTAAGCGTCCTTGCTTCCTTTGTGAGAAGAATCGTCCAAAAGAACAGATTGTTCTGCCTTTTGGAAACGACTTCGATATCCTTGTCAATCCTTTCCCAATCCTTCCAGTACATTTTACGATACCTTCTCGTCATCATCAACAGCAGGCAATAGCGGATAATTACGTACAGATACATCGCTTGCTAAGAGCTTATCCGCAGCTGATGGTATTCTATAATGGACCGAAGTGTGGGGCGAGTGCACCTGATCATCTCCACTTTCAGGCAGGAACAAGTGGTATTCTCCCTTTACAACGTGACTGGCAGTGGCTTTATGCGACCTCTGTTCCGCTCTTAAAACTGAATGATGTGGAGGGAATCTACGAGATAAAAGACTATATCTGTCCCGTTTTAGCTATCGTGAGTCATACAGAGAAGCACGATGTTGAGCTCTTCAGCCGTTTATATGAGGCACTTCCAATGAAGGAAGATGAAACTGAGCCGATGATGAATATCGTGGCTTGGCGCAGTGGGGAGGCATTTATTTCAGTTGTATTCCCACGTGAAAAGCATCGTCCTGATTGTTATTCTGCTGACGGAGAGGCACAGTGTCTGGTTAGTCCAGGTAGCTTGGATATGGCAGGGTTGATGATATTGCCTCGTCAGATCGACTTCGAAGGGATGACAGCAGAGCGTGCTAAGGACGTTTTACAAGAGGTTTCACTGTCAGATGAGGCAATGAATGAAGTCGTGAAGCGTCTTCGCAATAAGGCAGTTGACCTCGCTTTCGATGATTGGAAGTACGAACCGATTGTCTCAGTAGGTATCGTTAGCGGCGACGAAATACGTTTCCAGCTGAATGGTACTTATACAATAGGAAACAAAGAGGTGACTGGTAAGCAGATTGTAAAGTCCAAAGATGGACAGATTCTGTGGAATTCTACGGTCTATCAAGAACTTTGCTTCACCCCGCAAAATGATGATATATCCTTTACTTTAGAGGATGTTACTATCGGAGTAGACTTCCATTGGGAGCGCAAAGAGGCACAAACCTTCCTCGGAAAGCTACGTTTTGTTGTCGATGGAGATAAGCTCTGGGCTATTAATGAACTACCTGTAGAACGTTATTTAGCAAGTGTTATCTCAAGTGAGATGAGTGCTACCTCTTCATTAGAGCTTTTGAAGGCACATGCTGTAATCTCTCGCAGTTGGCTTTTGGTACAGATGAGAAGACGAAAAGCTATCGAAATGGGTGTTCAGACAGCATCTGCACCTGTAAAAGTGTCGGATGAAGAAGGTGTGGTTTGGTATGATAGTGATGCTCACACACTGTTTGATGTCTGCGCAGACGACCATTGTCAACGCTATCAGGGTATTACAAAAGCAACAAGTCCGCATGTTGAAGAGGCTATTAAGGCTACACGTGGTCAGTTGTTGATGAATGGTAAGGGAATATGTGATGCCCGTTTCAGTAAGTGCTGTGGTGGTGTTTCAGAAGAGTATGAGTACTGTTGGGACAATAACCATAAGCCTTATTTACTCTCGATAGTGGATAATGCACCTTTAGGAACAGCTCCTACAATTGACCTCACGGATGAGGCGGTGGCGAGGGAGTGGATTCTTTCTTCGCCAGAGGCGTTCTGTAACACAAAAGATGCGACAGTCTTGGGTCAGGTACTTAATAACTATGACCAAGAAACACAAGACTTTTATCGCTGGACAGTAGACTTCACGCAGTCAGAACTTGCTGAACTAATCCGTCGTAAGAGTGGTCTTGATTTCGGAGAGATTATTGACCTCCAACCTTTAGAGCGCGGTAAGAGTGGTCGTATTACGCGTTTGAAGATTGTAGGAACGAAGCTCACACGTATTATCGGTAAGGAATTAGAGATAAGACGCACGTTAAGTGAGAGTCATCTCTACAGTTCTGCTTTCGTGGTAGAACGTAGTGAGATTGTGAATGACATCCCACAGCACTTCCGTCTTGTTGGTGCAGGGTGGGGACATGGTGTTGGTTTGTGTCAGATTGGTGCTGCTGTGATGGGCGAGAAAGGCTATCAATATGACGAAATCCTCCATCATTATTATCAGACAGCAGCTATTGAAGCACAATACAAATAAAGCATACGAAGATGCACGAGGAACAGAAGATAATCAATGGAATTCCTATTGTAGACCAGTGGCGTAGCTATTGGCTCTGGCTTCCTACGCTCTATTTGACACGTGGACTACCGTATGTTATCTTGTTGATGACTTCATTAGTCTATTTCAACAGAATGGGCTTGTCGAATGGTTCTATCACACTGACGACATCGTGGTTAATACTGCCCTTTATCCTCCGACCTTTGTTAGGTAGATTGGTCGTTGGCTATTGGAGTAAGTATGCATGGGTAATTCTGACAGAGTTTGTTATGGCACTGAGTCTTGGTGGATTGGCGTTTATGGCATCATCTGTTGATTGGTTTGAGTGGACAGTCTTCTTCTTAATGATAATCGCAACGATGGCTGCCTTACATGATGTGGCTATCGAAAGACTGTATAAGCGTGAAACGGTCTTGCATAATCGTCCTGCTTTTATTGGTACGCGTGCCATTTCTTATATGCTTTCTATCATCGTGGGAATGGCTATCCCTGTTACAATAGCAGGAAACTTAGAGGTCATTTATAGGACGGTAGCCCCTTCATGGGCAACTATTTTTAGAGTTCTGTCAGTCTTATTGACCTGTTTGATGCTACTTCATGCTATCATACTTCCCAAAGATAATATTCATGCGAACCTCCCTATATGGACAGGGGTGACACGTCAATGGTGGCATGATGTCAAGGCTGCCTTTGTCCGCCATCCTCATTATGTGGCAAACTTGTGTTTCCTTTTTGCCTTTCTCATACCCGAAGGGATGTTTTTTAGAATAGCACCACTCTTTTTGATAGACCCAGGAAGTAATGCAGGATTGGCTCTTTCACCACAGGAGTTAGGATTAGTCTTGGGAACAGTGGGTACGTTCTCGTTAATTGGAGGAAGTGCCTTAGGTGCTAATTTGGTACGTCGTGACGGCTTGAAGCGTTGGTTGTGGCTGTTTGTTATAGCCTTGACCTTGCCAAAGTTTGTCTTTGTTTATCTCAGTTATTACTTTGTCTCCACCTTATCAATTATCAATTTGTGTGTGATTATCGAACAGTTTGGAGCAGGTTTGGGATTAACGTTTTATGTTGTATGGCTCGCTCATTGTACAAAAGGGGAGCACTCCACATTTACTTATTCAATAGGTACGGCAATAACAGCCTTCTCGTTGGTGATGACAGGATGGTTTACAGGTTTCTTGCAGGAGTATGTAGGCTATCGTCTATTCTTCCTTCTTGTGGCAATGTTGGGTGTTATCAGTTTTATAGTGACCTACTTTCTCCCTGTAACAAAGGAGATAGGAAAACGAAAAAGGATGGTTTAAATCCATTTAAAACGACGGTTCTGATGTTTTGTTTTCAGCCGTTAACCTTTATAAAAAGGTCATGATTTTATTTGTACCTCACGAAAAATGTTGTACTTTCGCAAGTAGATAGTTATAAAAAACAGTAAATAAAATGAAGATTAAGTATTTCTTAATGGCAGCTGTTGTCGCTTTGATGACAGCCTGTGGTACGGCTTCAAAGGTTCCTTTGACGGGTCGTACACATCGTATCAGTATTTCTGATGCGCAGCTTCTTAGCCTCAGTAATCAGGAATATACAAAGTTTATGGCATCAGCAAAACGTTCTACTGATGCAAAGAATACTGCTATGGTTCAGCGTGTAGGTCGCAACCTTGCCAATGCGGTGGAGACTTACTTACGTAATAATGGTTATGCTAATGAGATTAATAACTTCAAGTGGGAGTTTAATCTCGTTCAAGACAAGCAGGCTAACGCCTTTTGTATGCCTGGAGGTAAGATTGTTGTTTACGAAGGATTATTGCCTTACACACAGAATGAGGCAAGTTTGGCAATCGTTTTAGGTCATGAGATTGCGCATGCTGTAGCTAAGCACAGTGCTGAGCAGATTACAAAGCAGATGAATCAGCAGATGGGAACCAATATATTGGGTACTGTCTTGAACTCTACTGTTGGTAGTGGAGTAGGCGATATCGCTTCACAGGTAGCGGGAGGATACTTCTCTTTCCGTAACTTGAAGTACAGTCGTGATAATGAAAGTGAAGCTGACTACATGGGATTTATCTTTGCTGCGATGGCTGGGTATGATCCTGCAAATGCCGTAACATTCTGGCAACGAATGGCTGCAGCAACGAATAGCAATCGTTCTGAGATTCTGAGCGACCACCCTTCTGATGCTCGTCGTATTGAGAATATCAAGAAGTGGCTGCCAGAAGCAGAGAAATATTATCGTGGTCGTGGCTCTAATCGTGTCTCTTCTGCGGGATATTCACAGTCGTCTGGGACGTTACATATAGGCGGTTCTTCGTCTTCTAAACGCTCAAATAGGCGTTGATAAAGTTGATTAACTATCATTTATGATATCTTCTTACGGCTATTTGCTTTTTCAAGAGCGAAAGCAAATAGCCGTAATTTTTATATGATTATTACTGTTTGATAAAAAACGAAATGACATTCTTTTGTATGTGGAACTCCTCTCAAATTAACATAATCATATAAGGCTTGGAAAAATAAAACTCTTCAGACCAAATATCTGTCTTTGTTTTTTGCTTGAATAGCTTACTTTTGACGGCTGATTAACCCCATTTTTATAGTATATTATAAGCTGATGAGTACTCCGCACCATTGGTGCGAAGCACTAACACGACATGTGCTAAGCATTAACACGTCATGAGCTAAGCACGAATACGTTGGTTGGATATACAAAGATGCGAGCATAATGGTCATCATATTGAATATCAAAAGCCACTAACGGCTAACTTATACGAAATGTTTATTAGGCGTTATGATTTGTATTATATTGTCATCTTGTAAAGAAATACTTTTCTGATAGTTGGTGAGTAGCTGTTAAAGTGTTATTTTTTTTGTGAAAGATTTGATGGAATCATCTTTTATTATTATCTTTACAAACGAAATTAAACCTTTAAAGCTATGATGGATTATCTGATACAAAACCTGTGGTTAACATGGTTATTAGTAGGTCTTGTTTGTCTGATTTTAGAGATGATGAACGGAGATTTCTACATTATGTGTTTTGCAATAGGCAGTTTCTGTGCTTCACTTGCTTCTGCATTTACGGATAGCATAGTTGTTCACGTGATAGTCTTTGTCATTTTCTCGGTATTGAGTATATTCTTAGTACGACCGATTGCACTTAAATATCTTCATCAAGGTGCAGATAACAGACTTAGCAATGCTGATGCGTTGATTGGTCGTGAGGGAAAGGTAACAGATACGATTGAGGCTGGTGGATACGGCAGAGTAAAGGTAGACGGTGACTCATGGAAGGCACAGTCTGTTGATGGAATGGAAATCGATTCGGGTGCTGCTGTGCGTATTTTACGACTTGACTCTATTATCGCAACGGTCGAACGTTGTTAAACAGTAATCTGAAAATAATTAAATAACAAATAATAACCTTCGGTTTCTTGCCCCATTAAGATAACAAAATACTTAGGGTGAGGAATTAAAAACTTTAATGCTTATGGATATAATAGCTTATGTGCTGATTGCATTTGTTGTGTTAGCACTCGTTTTTGCTAAGATGTCAATCGTGATTATCTCACAGAGTGAGACAAAGATTATCGAACGTCTTGGTAAGTATTACGCAACCCTTCAACCGGGTATCAACATCATTATTCCTTTCATTGATCATGCAAAGGATATTGTGGCATTGCGTGCTGGACGTTATACCTATACAAACTCAATTGACTTGCGTGAGCAGGTGTACGACTTTGATCGCCAGAATGTGATTACAAAGGATAATATTCAGATGCAGATAAATGCACTGCTTTATTTCCAAATCATCGATCCATTTAAGGCTGTGTATGAGATTAATAACTTGCCAAATGCTATTGAGAAGTTGACACAGACTACACTTCGTAATATCATTGGTGAGATGGAACTTGACCAAACACTGACTTCTCGTGATACGATTAATACTAAATTGCGTGCCGTTCTTGATGATGCTACAAATAAGTGGGGTATCAAGGTTAATCGCGTTGAGCTTCAGGATATTACTCCTCCAGCAAGTGTTTCTGAAGCAATGGAGAAGCAGATGCAAGCAGAACGTAATAAGCGTGCAACAATTCTTACCAGTGAAGGACAAAAGCAGTCGGCTATCCTCCAGTCTGAAGGTGAGAAGCAGGCAGCCATTAACCGTGCTGAAGCTAACAAGCAGCAACAGATTCTCATTGCAGAAGGTGAGGCACAAGCTCGCATTCGTAAGGCTGAGGCTGAGGCTATTGCCATTCAGAAGATTACAGATGCTGTTGGTCAGAGTACGAATCCAGCAAACTATCTTATTGCACAGAAGTACATTCAGATGCTTACAGAACTCGCACAGAATAACAATCAGAAGACTGTTTATCTCCCATTTGAGGCAAGTAATCTCATGGGTTCTATCGGTGGAATTAAGGATATGTTTAAGTAAGGCTTCTTTTAAGCATCGCTTTTGCTGCGAATAATTAAATATAAACACTAAAATAGATGACTACTCCGTAAGCTTCTCTTGCTATAAAGGAACTTACGGAGTGGGTCTTTGAAGAAATGAAAAAACTTTGTATCTTTTGTGGTGCACGTCCTAACTTTATAAAGGTAGCACCAATCATCAGGGTAATCAATAGACTTTCTGAGGAGAATAGTTCTCATAAGGTTTCTTATTCATTGGTTTATGCAGGTAGTGAGAATGATCCTACACTCGAAGATCAGCTCTTTGATAATCTCTCTATTCGCAGGCCAGATGTTTATCTTGGTGTTGAATGTGAGAACTTGAATGAACTTACAGGTCAGGTGATGTCTAAGTTTGAGAAGTATCTACAAGAGAATCCATCTGATGTGGTTATCGTTGTGGACGATCTTGCTTCTACAATGGCGGCTGCTATTGTGACAAAGAAGCAGGCAATCACCCTTGCGCATATTGCAGCTGGTACTCGTTCATTTGATATAACGATGCCTAAGGAAATCAATCGCTTGGTAATTGACGGTCTTTCTGATATACTTTTTACAGCCGGATTTAGCAACAATAGCATTGCTAACAAGGAAGGAGCAGAGTTGTCAAAGGTTTATATGGTGGGTAATATTCTCATTGATAATATCCGCTATGACCGTGAGCGTATTGAGGGTATGAGGCTTTCGGATATTGACGAGTTGGCAGGTTTACCTTTGAAAGAGGGTAACTATCTTGTCTTTACATTGAACCGTAAGGCGTTGTTGGCTGATCAAGACAATCTTGAACGAATGTTACACGTGTTGAGTGAGACAGCAGGTGATACCCCTATCATTGCTCCTCTACGCGACTCAGCAGTGCAGGTTATCATGGCACTTAGCTTGAAGAAGAACATCAAACTCCATAACCTCCATATCGTAAAACCATTGGGTTATCTTGAATTTGCTTATCTTACAGCTCATGCTAAGGGTATCATTACTGACTCAGGTAATGTTGCAGAGGAGGCAACATTCAATGGTGTACCATGTATTACGCTTAATAGCTATACTGAACACATTGAAACTGCAAAGGTAGGTTCAAACGTTTTGGTTGGTGAAGACCCAGAACTGCTCCGTTCTTCATTGAGCGATATGGTTGCAGGAACATGGAAGAAGTGTGGTGTACCTGAGCGTTGGGATGGCCGTTCAGCTGAACGTGTTGTTCAAATCCTACTCGAACGTCATTAATTCGCATTTATATTGAGAGTGGCTTTAACGCTCTTAATGTAGGGACAGATATTCTTGTTGTTCGCTATTATTATAGAATAGTCGGACAATAGAGGATATCTGTCCTTATTGTTTCTATAGGATAAAAGTGCAAA
Protein-coding regions in this window:
- a CDS encoding DUF4922 domain-containing protein; this encodes MEKKKQIDCFLPYSTTAMMESLAAQLYELGVVKNIYTLAADVLPTEALPLYTHQLQTGGLLSLATMRLIATTATADYALLYLKQGPITLGYHALERMLQVAEETGAGMVYADHYSVKVGKTVRHPVTAYQLGSIRDDFDFGSVVLLKTGYLKEYATREVEKDYQFAGWYDLRLFLSRKGELFHLNEYLYTEEEDDLRASGEKQFDYVNPRNREVQIEMEQVATAHLSAINALVDTTQYAQPDFSAEAFPVEVSVVIPVFNREKTVRDAVVSALSQKTDFPFNVIVVDNHSTDGTTEILSTLAADERLVHLIPTRTDLGIGGCWNYAINDAHCGRFAVQLDSDDLYSSENTLQTIVDAFHEQKAAMIVGSYRMCDFDLNTLPPGLISHNEWTEDNGCNNALRINGLGAPRAFFTPLVRQHQFPNTSYGEDYAMGLAFSRRFRIGRIYDELYLCRRWGGNSDAVLSIDKVNANNHYKDQLRTVEILARQKQNQDREKGLTDFFHNQLNQWKDVAKRFEELKGVQTREVGSALAQFNPARLVSTGAKIDKATLAKRPCFLCEKNRPKEQIVLPFGNDFDILVNPFPILPVHFTIPSRHHQQQAIADNYVQIHRLLRAYPQLMVFYNGPKCGASAPDHLHFQAGTSGILPLQRDWQWLYATSVPLLKLNDVEGIYEIKDYICPVLAIVSHTEKHDVELFSRLYEALPMKEDETEPMMNIVAWRSGEAFISVVFPREKHRPDCYSADGEAQCLVSPGSLDMAGLMILPRQIDFEGMTAERAKDVLQEVSLSDEAMNEVVKRLRNKAVDLAFDDWKYEPIVSVGIVSGDEIRFQLNGTYTIGNKEVTGKQIVKSKDGQILWNSTVYQELCFTPQNDDISFTLEDVTIGVDFHWERKEAQTFLGKLRFVVDGDKLWAINELPVERYLASVISSEMSATSSLELLKAHAVISRSWLLVQMRRRKAIEMGVQTASAPVKVSDEEGVVWYDSDAHTLFDVCADDHCQRYQGITKATSPHVEEAIKATRGQLLMNGKGICDARFSKCCGGVSEEYEYCWDNNHKPYLLSIVDNAPLGTAPTIDLTDEAVAREWILSSPEAFCNTKDATVLGQVLNNYDQETQDFYRWTVDFTQSELAELIRRKSGLDFGEIIDLQPLERGKSGRITRLKIVGTKLTRIIGKELEIRRTLSESHLYSSAFVVERSEIVNDIPQHFRLVGAGWGHGVGLCQIGAAVMGEKGYQYDEILHHYYQTAAIEAQYK
- a CDS encoding M48 family metallopeptidase; the protein is MKIKYFLMAAVVALMTACGTASKVPLTGRTHRISISDAQLLSLSNQEYTKFMASAKRSTDAKNTAMVQRVGRNLANAVETYLRNNGYANEINNFKWEFNLVQDKQANAFCMPGGKIVVYEGLLPYTQNEASLAIVLGHEIAHAVAKHSAEQITKQMNQQMGTNILGTVLNSTVGSGVGDIASQVAGGYFSFRNLKYSRDNESEADYMGFIFAAMAGYDPANAVTFWQRMAAATNSNRSEILSDHPSDARRIENIKKWLPEAEKYYRGRGSNRVSSAGYSQSSGTLHIGGSSSSKRSNRR
- a CDS encoding NfeD family protein, with amino-acid sequence MMDYLIQNLWLTWLLVGLVCLILEMMNGDFYIMCFAIGSFCASLASAFTDSIVVHVIVFVIFSVLSIFLVRPIALKYLHQGADNRLSNADALIGREGKVTDTIEAGGYGRVKVDGDSWKAQSVDGMEIDSGAAVRILRLDSIIATVERC
- a CDS encoding SPFH domain-containing protein, whose product is MDIIAYVLIAFVVLALVFAKMSIVIISQSETKIIERLGKYYATLQPGINIIIPFIDHAKDIVALRAGRYTYTNSIDLREQVYDFDRQNVITKDNIQMQINALLYFQIIDPFKAVYEINNLPNAIEKLTQTTLRNIIGEMELDQTLTSRDTINTKLRAVLDDATNKWGIKVNRVELQDITPPASVSEAMEKQMQAERNKRATILTSEGQKQSAILQSEGEKQAAINRAEANKQQQILIAEGEAQARIRKAEAEAIAIQKITDAVGQSTNPANYLIAQKYIQMLTELAQNNNQKTVYLPFEASNLMGSIGGIKDMFK
- a CDS encoding UDP-N-acetyl glucosamine 2-epimerase: MKKLCIFCGARPNFIKVAPIIRVINRLSEENSSHKVSYSLVYAGSENDPTLEDQLFDNLSIRRPDVYLGVECENLNELTGQVMSKFEKYLQENPSDVVIVVDDLASTMAAAIVTKKQAITLAHIAAGTRSFDITMPKEINRLVIDGLSDILFTAGFSNNSIANKEGAELSKVYMVGNILIDNIRYDRERIEGMRLSDIDELAGLPLKEGNYLVFTLNRKALLADQDNLERMLHVLSETAGDTPIIAPLRDSAVQVIMALSLKKNIKLHNLHIVKPLGYLEFAYLTAHAKGIITDSGNVAEEATFNGVPCITLNSYTEHIETAKVGSNVLVGEDPELLRSSLSDMVAGTWKKCGVPERWDGRSAERVVQILLERH